The following are from one region of the Rosistilla carotiformis genome:
- a CDS encoding DUF1559 domain-containing protein codes for MIRTQRRGFTLVELLVVIAIIGILVGLLLPAVQAAREAARRMQCSNNLKQIGLALHNYHDTFKSFPSAAIYTGQAPKQSPPLTSNRCNGRDEFWGATWMVLILPFIEQQAAHNQMDFGQVARSTVNNAITGETMEAYNCPSHPGVGSRLTQDYNGFAKGNYAANGGTHYTQDMSTFTSSTYKGPFSLPAQYGAKFRDITDGTSQVIAVGDIVASLGNTGDDRGAWGWPSGVIFGLRASAFANGLLTPNDSRQTDCTAYASNDNSNVNFNQRNNPDCSTTQGMALRSYHPGGVQTVFCDGSVHFITETIDEVIYENLLRIQDGQPIGPY; via the coding sequence ATGATCCGAACCCAGAGACGTGGTTTTACACTGGTTGAGTTGTTGGTCGTGATTGCGATCATCGGTATTTTGGTCGGGCTGTTGTTGCCCGCAGTTCAGGCGGCACGCGAAGCGGCGCGTCGGATGCAGTGCAGCAACAATCTGAAGCAGATTGGCTTGGCGTTGCACAACTACCATGACACGTTCAAAAGTTTCCCGAGTGCGGCGATCTACACGGGACAAGCACCGAAGCAGAGCCCTCCATTGACTTCCAACCGCTGCAATGGTCGCGATGAGTTTTGGGGCGCGACATGGATGGTTTTGATTCTGCCGTTTATCGAACAGCAAGCGGCCCACAATCAGATGGATTTTGGACAAGTCGCACGCTCGACGGTCAACAACGCGATCACAGGGGAGACGATGGAAGCTTATAATTGTCCGTCGCACCCTGGCGTTGGCTCTCGATTGACACAGGATTACAACGGTTTCGCGAAGGGCAATTATGCTGCAAACGGTGGAACACACTACACGCAAGACATGAGCACCTTCACCAGTAGCACTTACAAAGGACCGTTTTCGCTTCCAGCCCAGTACGGAGCGAAGTTTCGTGATATCACCGACGGAACGTCGCAGGTGATCGCCGTAGGCGATATCGTCGCCTCGCTTGGCAACACGGGAGACGATCGCGGTGCGTGGGGGTGGCCCAGTGGAGTGATTTTCGGTTTGCGTGCCTCAGCTTTCGCTAACGGTCTCTTGACGCCAAACGATTCGCGGCAAACCGACTGCACCGCTTACGCGAGCAACGACAACTCCAACGTCAACTTCAACCAACGCAACAACCCGGATTGCTCCACGACACAGGGGATGGCGTTGCGTAGCTACCACCCCGGCGGCGTACAAACGGTCTTCTGTGATGGAAGTGTTCACTTTATCACCGAAACCATCGATGAGGTCATCTATGAAAATCTGCTACGGATTCAAGACGGCCAACCGATTGGGCCGTACTAA
- a CDS encoding DUF1559 domain-containing protein, translating into MARIKRQGFTLVELLVVIAIIGILVGLLLPAVQAAREAARRMQCSNNLKQIGLALHNYHDTYNTLPPAVITPAADPSDTTANNPIGGGNVESWGWAAFILPFIEQGALHQSAGIGEGRLLELEVNNAAKVVVSAYRCPSDVGTDVGDAAQRFLKGAGSNYAVYNNSRSGVFYHNTTPDGGFYQNKSRKFRDVTDGLSNSMAVGESCSRLNGQTMSLKSWAGCFYGEDGNCLDEVGLSGRWPINDSTGSIDQKGEALSSLHPGGAMVQLFDGSIRFLSENIQFARSAAPNNNTSACDSLYEFLIGINDGNPLGDF; encoded by the coding sequence ATGGCTCGAATCAAGCGACAGGGTTTTACATTGGTCGAATTGTTGGTCGTGATCGCGATCATTGGCATTTTGGTTGGTCTGCTGTTGCCTGCGGTCCAAGCGGCGCGGGAAGCGGCCCGGCGGATGCAGTGCAGCAATAATTTAAAGCAGATTGGCTTGGCGTTGCACAATTACCATGACACCTACAACACGCTGCCGCCTGCGGTTATCACTCCCGCAGCCGATCCAAGTGATACGACCGCAAATAATCCAATTGGGGGCGGAAACGTTGAAAGCTGGGGCTGGGCCGCTTTCATTTTGCCCTTCATCGAACAAGGTGCTCTCCACCAATCCGCAGGGATTGGAGAGGGACGTTTGTTGGAGCTTGAAGTCAACAACGCTGCCAAAGTGGTTGTGTCGGCGTACCGCTGTCCTTCCGACGTCGGCACGGACGTCGGCGATGCAGCCCAGCGGTTTCTGAAAGGGGCTGGTTCAAATTACGCGGTTTACAATAACTCCCGCTCGGGCGTCTTCTATCACAACACGACGCCAGACGGTGGCTTCTATCAGAACAAATCGCGTAAGTTTCGCGACGTGACCGATGGCCTCAGCAACTCGATGGCAGTGGGAGAATCGTGCTCGCGATTGAACGGCCAAACGATGAGTTTGAAATCATGGGCAGGTTGCTTCTACGGTGAGGATGGCAACTGCTTGGATGAAGTGGGGCTATCGGGGCGTTGGCCCATCAATGATTCAACCGGTTCGATCGACCAAAAGGGAGAAGCGCTTAGCAGCTTGCATCCTGGGGGCGCGATGGTGCAGTTGTTTGATGGCAGCATCCGTTTCCTGTCGGAAAACATTCAGTTCGCCCGCAGTGCCGCCCCGAACAACAATACGAGTGCCTGCGACAGCTTGTATGAGTTCTTGATTGGGATCAACGACGGAAATCCTCTCGGCGATTTCTAG
- a CDS encoding GntR family transcriptional regulator, translating to MITEKKPQRLVLLNASEKCYSVLRKMLVCGQIPAGSRLAEVEWSQRLGAQRAALREAMILLTHDGLLIRRATGGFFVPTTEEVHYDSLWDARVVLEIGALELTFGPDAAPQNLSPLKKICSTMEDLHLAGLTMGFYESDFLFHQTLLELSGNEILAKMFSHSAQHFYPLAPVTEDIRKQNQAVVIQEHREIIAKLEANQIKAASELLREHITRAKVAKAWTAR from the coding sequence ATGATCACCGAGAAGAAACCACAGCGGCTTGTCCTGCTGAACGCGAGTGAGAAATGCTATTCCGTGTTGCGGAAGATGCTTGTGTGCGGCCAGATCCCCGCCGGCAGTCGTTTGGCGGAAGTCGAATGGTCACAACGGCTAGGGGCTCAGCGAGCTGCGTTGCGCGAGGCGATGATACTTCTTACCCACGATGGGCTTCTGATACGGCGAGCGACCGGAGGCTTTTTTGTGCCGACCACCGAAGAGGTCCACTACGACTCGCTTTGGGACGCCAGAGTCGTTCTCGAAATCGGCGCGCTCGAATTAACGTTTGGTCCCGATGCAGCCCCCCAAAACTTGTCCCCGCTTAAGAAGATCTGCAGCACGATGGAAGACCTGCATCTGGCAGGGTTGACGATGGGGTTTTATGAATCCGATTTTCTGTTCCATCAGACCCTCTTAGAACTCTCGGGAAACGAAATCCTTGCGAAGATGTTTTCCCATTCGGCCCAACATTTTTATCCGCTCGCTCCGGTCACCGAAGACATCCGCAAACAAAACCAAGCGGTCGTGATTCAAGAGCACCGCGAAATCATTGCGAAATTGGAAGCCAATCAAATCAAAGCAGCTTCCGAACTTCTAAGAGAACACATCACGCGAGCCAAAGTCGCTAAAGCCTGGACAGCGCGTTGA
- a CDS encoding sulfatase family protein → MYRSILFAAFAGFCLFRCEISPAATPNFVIIFADDQGYGDLGCFGSEKIKTPNIDRMAKEGRRMTNFMVASPVCTPSRAALLTGCYPKRVGLHEHVLFPQSTKGLNPAEHTIADHLKGLGYATACFGKWHLGHHPETLPRQHGFDTYLGIPYSNDMNHPDNKGKPRVASDELWRSPESALTLWNTPLVENETIVELPVDQRTVTRRYTDRAIEFIRENQKKPFFVYLPHSMPHIPLYVPEDAYDADPQNAYTCVIEHIDAEVGRLIDTIRKLELAENTYVIYTSDNGPWLQFKNHGGSAGPLRAGKGTTFEGGQRVPCVVWGPGRIPAGTQCDELMGTIDLLPSIAALTASKLPSDRKIDGMNLAHLLTGESGEASRDEFVYYTSRGDLEGLRQGKWKLLVKAPPKKKPSAKLKTDTNLPQRMLFDLQADVGEQTNLADAHPDRVAAMEARMKALDAEITANARPTWNK, encoded by the coding sequence ATGTATCGATCGATTCTATTTGCCGCGTTTGCCGGCTTCTGTCTGTTCCGCTGCGAGATCAGCCCTGCCGCGACTCCCAACTTCGTAATCATCTTCGCCGACGACCAAGGTTACGGCGACCTCGGATGTTTCGGATCCGAAAAGATCAAGACGCCCAACATCGACCGGATGGCGAAAGAGGGGCGACGGATGACAAACTTTATGGTCGCGTCACCCGTCTGCACTCCGTCGCGAGCCGCACTGTTGACCGGATGTTACCCCAAGCGCGTCGGTCTTCACGAACATGTGCTCTTTCCGCAATCAACGAAAGGGCTGAACCCAGCGGAGCATACGATCGCCGATCACCTGAAAGGGCTCGGATATGCGACGGCATGTTTCGGCAAGTGGCATCTTGGGCACCACCCCGAAACGTTGCCCCGCCAGCACGGGTTTGACACCTATCTTGGGATCCCGTATTCCAACGACATGAATCACCCGGACAACAAAGGGAAGCCGCGCGTGGCGTCGGATGAACTGTGGCGAAGTCCGGAGAGTGCGTTGACGCTCTGGAACACGCCCCTTGTCGAAAACGAAACAATTGTCGAACTGCCCGTCGACCAACGGACCGTCACGCGACGTTACACCGATCGGGCGATCGAGTTCATCCGCGAGAACCAGAAGAAGCCCTTCTTCGTCTATCTTCCGCACAGCATGCCCCACATTCCGCTGTACGTTCCCGAGGATGCGTACGACGCCGATCCACAAAACGCCTACACCTGCGTGATCGAGCACATCGATGCGGAAGTCGGCCGGTTGATCGATACGATTCGCAAATTGGAGCTGGCCGAAAACACGTACGTGATCTACACGTCGGACAACGGCCCATGGCTGCAGTTCAAAAATCATGGCGGCTCGGCCGGTCCGCTTCGCGCGGGGAAAGGGACCACGTTCGAAGGAGGGCAACGCGTTCCCTGCGTCGTCTGGGGACCAGGCCGGATCCCCGCCGGGACCCAGTGCGACGAACTGATGGGTACGATCGATCTGTTGCCATCGATCGCCGCGCTGACCGCTAGTAAACTGCCCAGCGATCGCAAGATCGATGGAATGAATCTCGCCCACCTGCTGACTGGAGAATCGGGCGAGGCATCGCGCGACGAATTTGTCTATTACACTTCCCGCGGCGATCTGGAAGGCCTGCGGCAGGGGAAGTGGAAGCTGTTAGTCAAAGCGCCGCCGAAGAAGAAGCCGTCGGCGAAGCTGAAGACCGATACCAACCTGCCGCAGCGGATGCTGTTCGATCTGCAAGCCGATGTGGGTGAGCAGACGAACCTGGCCGACGCCCATCCCGATCGAGTTGCGGCGATGGAAGCACGCATGAAAGCGCTTGACGCCGAGATCACGGCAAACGCCCGCCCGACGTGGAACAAATAG
- a CDS encoding SDR family NAD(P)-dependent oxidoreductase, which translates to MKLKDKAIIVTAAGRGIGKGCAVELAREGAVLIINDRPGSQDLKATVQELRDQGASVKGVEADVFTRAGCEGLLRDAVEYAGPVYGLVSCPAFQKVSPFLDLQPEDFEKVVQGTLCSSFHMSQLVARQMVDEGIAGKLVFISSVLAQRPMAQKSAYCAAKAGLNQLAMTIAVELASRHINVNVIEPGWIDTPGEREAFTPKFFEEEAPKLPWGRLGSARDIGRAATFLMSPDADYITGTVLPVDGAFRYRDGRMLD; encoded by the coding sequence ATGAAACTAAAAGATAAAGCGATCATTGTTACGGCAGCAGGCAGAGGGATCGGGAAGGGGTGCGCTGTCGAATTGGCGCGCGAAGGTGCTGTTCTGATCATCAATGATCGCCCCGGAAGCCAAGACCTGAAGGCAACCGTGCAGGAGCTGCGCGACCAGGGTGCCAGCGTGAAAGGTGTCGAAGCCGATGTCTTCACGCGGGCAGGCTGCGAAGGTTTGCTTCGCGACGCGGTGGAGTATGCCGGGCCGGTGTATGGTCTGGTTAGCTGTCCCGCTTTTCAGAAGGTCTCTCCATTTCTCGATCTGCAGCCGGAAGACTTTGAGAAGGTGGTCCAGGGAACGCTTTGCAGCAGTTTTCATATGAGCCAGTTGGTGGCACGCCAGATGGTCGACGAGGGGATTGCGGGGAAGCTAGTTTTTATCTCCAGCGTGCTTGCTCAGCGTCCGATGGCTCAGAAAAGTGCGTACTGCGCAGCCAAGGCGGGCTTGAATCAATTGGCCATGACAATCGCTGTCGAACTGGCCAGTCGCCATATCAATGTCAACGTGATCGAACCTGGCTGGATCGATACCCCTGGGGAACGCGAGGCGTTCACGCCGAAGTTTTTCGAGGAGGAAGCGCCCAAGCTGCCTTGGGGCCGACTGGGATCAGCTCGGGATATCGGCCGTGCGGCCACGTTCCTGATGTCGCCCGATGCCGACTACATCACGGGAACGGTCTTGCCAGTCGATGGGGCGTTTCGTTATCGCGACGGACGCATGCTCGACTGA
- a CDS encoding glycoside hydrolase family 10 protein yields the protein MIRLPLVGTTLFVLLVVAIGPAQADEPLSLAQLKADREQATQRERRIIFNNDGNEPVYLCRDTTPEELLRHRTSPLVNTHVDTIFYCTWSSGFGMFTHDTKVGNVFKTKEGLFSKNSIEKMLDAGTDPLQVMADFGKKNDIEIFWSFRMNDTHDAGLSGYGPIMLRANPLKLEHPEWLIGTPKNRPKFGGWSAVDFTRPEIRDLAVAYVEEVCQNYGINGIELDFFRHPVFFKRAAQSGTPCNEEERNLMTDMIRRIRKVTEIEGQKRGTPILLSVRVPDSVSYCRDSGLDIEKWMQDDLIDLMTVSGYYRLSPWEDSVKLGNKYNVPVYPSLDESRVRDPEAKKLRMTVEAYRGRALAARSAGMAGLNLFNSFDPHAPIWKELGEPATLARQDHDYFASIRGVGAAAGGALPHRSYQKIATLNPKAAVSVAPDKAATVSFYNGVEYQKLDSATPPQITLRLQFDKEAPQNIQVALNGVALKPSTAADGWLECTVDPGMLKLNENQVTVSLGDKDAAAKWTDLRCTVRWNQDK from the coding sequence ATGATCCGATTGCCGCTTGTTGGTACTACGCTATTTGTTTTGTTGGTTGTCGCAATCGGTCCCGCTCAAGCTGACGAGCCTCTTTCCCTTGCTCAATTGAAAGCAGACAGGGAGCAGGCCACTCAGCGCGAGCGGCGGATCATTTTTAATAACGACGGAAACGAACCGGTCTATCTCTGTCGCGATACGACACCCGAGGAACTGCTTCGTCACCGCACCTCTCCGTTGGTGAACACCCACGTCGATACGATTTTCTATTGCACGTGGAGCAGCGGCTTCGGCATGTTCACCCACGACACGAAAGTGGGGAATGTCTTTAAGACAAAAGAAGGTTTGTTCTCCAAGAACTCGATCGAAAAAATGCTTGACGCGGGAACCGACCCGCTGCAAGTCATGGCCGATTTCGGCAAGAAGAATGACATCGAAATCTTCTGGTCGTTTCGCATGAACGACACGCATGACGCGGGCCTATCGGGATACGGGCCGATCATGTTGCGAGCGAACCCGTTGAAGCTCGAGCATCCCGAATGGCTGATCGGGACCCCGAAAAATCGCCCCAAGTTCGGCGGTTGGAGCGCTGTCGATTTCACTCGCCCTGAGATTCGCGATCTTGCGGTCGCGTATGTCGAAGAGGTTTGCCAGAACTACGGCATCAACGGAATCGAACTCGACTTCTTTCGACACCCAGTCTTCTTCAAACGGGCAGCCCAATCGGGAACGCCCTGCAACGAAGAAGAACGAAATCTGATGACGGACATGATTCGTCGAATCAGAAAAGTCACGGAAATCGAAGGACAAAAGCGAGGCACCCCGATCCTGCTTTCGGTCCGCGTCCCCGACTCGGTCTCCTACTGCCGTGACAGTGGTCTCGATATCGAGAAATGGATGCAAGACGATTTGATCGACCTGATGACGGTGTCGGGATATTACCGGCTGAGCCCATGGGAGGATTCGGTCAAACTAGGGAACAAGTACAACGTTCCGGTCTACCCGTCGTTGGATGAATCCCGCGTCCGAGATCCCGAGGCTAAAAAACTGCGAATGACGGTTGAGGCCTATCGCGGCCGCGCATTGGCCGCTCGAAGCGCCGGCATGGCGGGACTCAACCTATTCAATTCGTTTGATCCCCACGCGCCCATCTGGAAAGAGCTTGGTGAGCCGGCAACACTCGCCCGGCAAGACCATGATTATTTTGCCAGCATCCGAGGCGTCGGAGCGGCCGCAGGAGGCGCCTTGCCGCATCGCAGCTACCAAAAGATCGCCACGCTCAATCCGAAAGCAGCGGTTTCGGTAGCACCCGACAAAGCGGCGACGGTCAGTTTCTACAACGGCGTGGAATATCAAAAGCTGGATTCCGCCACTCCGCCCCAAATCACACTCCGTCTTCAGTTTGACAAGGAAGCTCCTCAGAACATCCAAGTCGCGCTCAATGGAGTCGCGCTGAAGCCATCGACCGCTGCGGATGGATGGCTGGAATGCACAGTGGATCCTGGAATGCTCAAGCTGAATGAAAACCAAGTCACGGTTTCACTCGGCGACAAAGACGCGGCGGC
- a CDS encoding mannonate dehydratase translates to MQLSSVVTPLDDENLARVAQLGVSAVAIRYPGLELRDLLETRERLSRHGLKIAAIEGELPIQNAILGTTDQANDFSRMKRLFAIMGEAQVPICCYNFMPATDWARTDTKVPARGGALTTAFRSSDAESAASLHSISSADSIAPISTDQMWRNLQRFLEELLPAAEAAGVALAMHPDDPPLASFGKHARIMNRVEDFDRLLEISASPSNGICFCQGNFAAMGADIPGTIRRWGKRIRYVHFRDVQGTADDFVETFHDNGPTDMVAAMKAYQEIGFTGPIRPDHVPQLVGEEQGQPGYTMLARYFAFGYIRALIQATALPADG, encoded by the coding sequence ATGCAGTTGTCATCTGTGGTGACACCTTTGGATGATGAGAACTTGGCGCGCGTGGCCCAGTTGGGCGTCAGCGCTGTCGCCATCCGTTATCCGGGCTTAGAGCTTCGGGATCTTTTGGAAACCCGCGAGCGATTGAGTCGCCATGGCCTCAAGATCGCTGCGATCGAGGGGGAACTGCCGATTCAAAATGCCATCTTAGGCACCACGGATCAGGCGAATGATTTCAGCCGCATGAAGCGGTTGTTTGCCATCATGGGCGAGGCTCAGGTGCCCATCTGTTGCTACAACTTTATGCCGGCAACCGATTGGGCTCGAACCGACACAAAGGTTCCGGCGCGAGGTGGGGCGCTCACAACCGCCTTTCGCAGTTCGGATGCGGAATCGGCGGCATCGTTGCATTCCATCTCGAGTGCCGATTCGATTGCGCCAATCTCCACCGACCAAATGTGGCGCAACCTTCAGCGGTTTCTGGAGGAGTTGTTGCCTGCAGCCGAAGCGGCTGGCGTCGCCTTGGCGATGCATCCCGATGATCCCCCGCTGGCATCGTTTGGCAAACATGCTCGGATCATGAATCGCGTCGAGGACTTTGACCGGTTGCTTGAAATTTCCGCTTCGCCAAGCAACGGGATCTGCTTTTGCCAGGGGAACTTCGCCGCAATGGGAGCCGATATTCCAGGCACGATCCGGCGATGGGGAAAGCGGATCCGCTACGTTCATTTTCGAGACGTCCAAGGGACCGCCGACGACTTCGTTGAGACGTTCCACGACAATGGCCCAACCGATATGGTGGCGGCGATGAAGGCCTACCAGGAGATTGGATTTACCGGACCGATCCGTCCCGATCACGTGCCTCAACTGGTTGGTGAGGAGCAGGGGCAACCGGGATATACCATGTTGGCCCGGTACTTTGCTTTCGGATATATCCGAGCGCTCATTCAAGCGACAGCGCTGCCTGCGGACGGCTAA
- a CDS encoding DUF1559 domain-containing protein, producing the protein MIPQNKRILLRRGFTLVELLVVIAIIGILVGLLLPAVQAAREAARRMSCSANYKQVALAIHNYHDTHRTFPLGGGITGGCSGLTGPHMFSWGVHTLPFIEQSARYDAIEFNVNNYVTGYGPNHDPDIALGPIPVYLCPSNPQSDTMVNTGLAGLVDAFARTDMAGVADSRDWRCNSSGTTGVRPRSDGNGIFYGGSSTKFRDIIDGTSNTLLIGEVTGDLNPANTLNANTYSLYDVFDTSTGINGPFTLPGGGTFNYRPQGFSSYHPGGAHFALADGSVRLFTETMDQTLLYGLTTRGGGEVLQDF; encoded by the coding sequence ATGATTCCGCAGAACAAACGCATCTTGCTGCGCCGTGGTTTTACACTCGTCGAACTTTTAGTCGTGATTGCGATCATCGGCATTTTGGTCGGGCTGTTGTTGCCTGCAGTCCAGGCCGCACGCGAAGCCGCACGCCGCATGTCCTGTTCGGCCAACTACAAACAAGTTGCATTGGCGATTCACAACTATCACGACACCCACCGAACCTTTCCCTTGGGGGGAGGAATCACCGGTGGTTGCAGCGGCCTTACCGGCCCTCACATGTTCTCGTGGGGCGTTCATACGTTGCCGTTCATCGAACAGAGCGCGCGTTATGATGCGATTGAATTCAACGTCAACAATTATGTTACGGGCTACGGCCCAAACCATGATCCGGACATCGCGTTGGGACCAATCCCCGTTTATCTTTGTCCTTCCAATCCGCAAAGCGATACGATGGTCAACACCGGTTTAGCCGGACTCGTTGATGCCTTTGCCCGCACCGACATGGCTGGCGTTGCGGATTCTCGTGACTGGCGTTGCAACAGTTCGGGAACCACGGGGGTTCGCCCGCGATCCGACGGCAACGGCATTTTTTATGGCGGGTCCTCTACCAAGTTCCGCGACATCATCGATGGCACCTCCAACACACTGCTGATCGGCGAAGTCACCGGCGACTTGAATCCAGCGAACACCCTGAACGCCAATACTTATTCCTTATATGACGTCTTCGATACCTCGACCGGTATCAACGGGCCATTCACCTTGCCCGGCGGAGGAACTTTCAATTACCGGCCGCAAGGTTTTTCGAGCTATCACCCCGGTGGCGCCCACTTCGCACTCGCCGACGGCAGCGTTCGATTGTTCACCGAAACGATGGACCAGACGCTTCTTTATGGCCTGACGACACGAGGTGGAGGCGAAGTCCTGCAAGACTTCTAA